From Streptomyces qinzhouensis, one genomic window encodes:
- a CDS encoding RHS repeat-associated core domain-containing protein, with amino-acid sequence MAVTVPDWADTLLDLIGVNWPNVDEDAYRDMAASLRSFQEDILDDGQIANRHVQRLLSSGEGEAMTALNLHWDKVKGKHLTDLASAAGLIAEALEKAATAIEAMKYVAIGHLSALAAKAGISMALIPVTGGLSALLGAGAIAACQQLVRKAIKECMNEVVSYIVGAMTAPAVAALESMAADLVVQAGSAALGLQEGVDLDQTAQAGKDSLNLNSAGGGPGPGGRGKVDHAEHERAGNDLNLVSVRVNGRTSSRLDRARSHHGRTRGRDDIAQALDPVVDKAMEALTKATSTMGDHLGKTLPENVRQISRINKGVDIDTRDSVNKDRKVQGDGGDISGTNAPGSGNARKGPDDTRTKPASLDDAKGDPRGNSIPPADRRCEGDPVDIASGQMLLPQTDLTLPGTLPLVLRRLHLSGYHHGHWFGRSWASTLDERIELDARGLGALWAREDGTVLVYPELPPPGPGTGVLPLEGEPLPLTHGGTDESGAETAYTVTDPRTGLVRTFTGSPYHSSTAFWLTRVEDRHGNGITFHRGPDGAPTEVVHDGGYRIAVTVRDARVDRVALRTPDGPITVMSYGYDGDGNLDTVTNSSGLPLRFTYDTEARVTSWTDRNNSTFHYVYDTAGRVMRTVGPDGHLSGAFAYDLANRVTRYTDSTGATKVFRLDDRLRVVAETDALGHTELRSYGAGDRVVSRTDPLGHTTEYDHDDRGNLVAVRHPDGTTATVTYDGDGRLTSVTDGDGAVWRQEYDGSGNPTAFTHPDGTTTRTSHDGHGRLTGIDDGLGALDRIRHDTAGLPAAVRGPGGAVTRYERDAFGRPVRITGPDGGTTVLEWTVEGLPTRRIEPDGTEQSWTYDGEGNCLTRTDALGGTTRFSYTHFDLLTSRTGPDGDRHTFGYDTELRLTRVTNSRGMSWTYRYDPAGRLTAETDFDGRALAYTHDAAGRLTSRTNGAGQTVRYSRDAVGRLVTKDVEGAVTRFGYDARGLLTHTAGPGFSIRYTYDATGRRLLQEICNGRETAFRYDSGGRRIHRTTPSGATSDWTYPGGAAELDASGHRIAFGFDPEGRRSIRRHGDRLTVEQAYDGLGRLTAQHVRTGPDADADRTVQHRAYTYREDGALTAVTDLLDGDRAYTLTPTGRVTAVTAQGWTERYAYDDLGNQTEAHTPAAPDANGPRTYAGSRIGRAGGIRYEHDAQGRVVRRRRTRLSRKPDNWHYTWDAEDRLTAVTTPDGTRWRYTYDPHGRRIAKERLAPDGDHAVERTDFTWDGDVLCEESTSTTAQPGITTVLTWDHDGLHPVSQTERRLRADAPQEEIDHRFFAIVTDLVGAPRELVDEQGDVAWRARTTLWGTTGWHPGATAYTPLRFPGQYFDPETGLHYNRHRHYDPSSGHYLTPDPLGLLPAPNAYAYVGNPTGEIDPLGLAAMEGVGCPEREKPGRHSVVLGVDLGPNAGSDGLAAHLRNNGDPGAHTYNGPNFSSTASGNPHWMLNVGEAIYDRNGTTLSITMDGMPITRDGKDVLGNWNTPETIVEAFVKAVERGENFGLNNWPGSGNGTAWEMSVVARAVREHEGGIAFDDTEEQLRGRSWESIHWYSENKEIKVPRPDIPHLGQFGPKSATD; translated from the coding sequence ATGGCCGTAACCGTGCCGGACTGGGCCGATACTCTGCTCGACCTGATCGGCGTCAACTGGCCGAACGTGGACGAGGACGCCTACCGCGATATGGCGGCCAGTCTGCGGTCCTTCCAGGAGGACATCCTCGACGACGGCCAGATCGCCAACCGGCATGTCCAGCGGCTGCTCTCCTCCGGCGAGGGCGAGGCGATGACCGCCCTCAACCTCCACTGGGACAAGGTCAAGGGCAAACACCTTACGGACCTCGCGAGCGCGGCCGGACTCATCGCCGAGGCCCTGGAGAAGGCCGCCACCGCCATCGAGGCGATGAAGTACGTGGCCATCGGCCATCTCAGCGCCCTCGCGGCCAAGGCCGGAATCTCCATGGCCCTCATCCCGGTGACCGGCGGTCTCTCCGCACTCCTCGGCGCCGGCGCGATCGCCGCCTGCCAGCAGCTGGTCCGCAAGGCCATCAAGGAGTGCATGAACGAGGTCGTCAGCTACATCGTCGGCGCCATGACCGCCCCCGCGGTCGCCGCCCTGGAGTCGATGGCCGCCGACCTCGTCGTCCAGGCCGGATCCGCGGCGCTCGGCCTTCAGGAGGGTGTCGACCTCGACCAGACCGCGCAGGCCGGGAAGGACTCCCTCAACCTGAACTCCGCCGGCGGCGGTCCGGGACCCGGCGGCCGGGGCAAGGTCGACCACGCCGAACACGAGCGCGCGGGCAATGACCTCAACCTCGTCAGCGTCAGGGTCAACGGCCGGACCAGCTCCCGCCTCGACAGGGCCCGTTCCCACCACGGCCGCACCCGCGGCCGCGACGATATCGCCCAGGCCCTCGACCCCGTCGTCGACAAGGCGATGGAGGCCCTCACCAAGGCCACCTCCACCATGGGCGACCACCTCGGCAAGACTCTGCCCGAGAACGTCCGCCAGATATCCCGGATCAACAAGGGCGTCGACATCGACACCCGGGACAGCGTCAACAAGGACCGCAAGGTCCAGGGCGACGGCGGCGACATATCCGGGACCAACGCGCCCGGGTCCGGCAACGCCCGCAAGGGCCCGGACGACACCCGTACCAAACCGGCGTCCCTCGACGACGCCAAGGGCGACCCCCGCGGCAACAGCATCCCGCCCGCGGACCGGCGCTGCGAGGGCGACCCCGTCGACATCGCCTCCGGCCAGATGCTGCTGCCCCAGACCGACCTCACCCTCCCCGGCACCCTCCCGCTCGTCCTGCGCCGTCTCCATCTCTCCGGCTACCACCACGGCCACTGGTTCGGCCGGAGCTGGGCCTCCACTCTCGACGAGCGCATCGAACTCGACGCCCGGGGCCTGGGCGCCCTGTGGGCCCGCGAGGACGGCACCGTCCTCGTCTACCCCGAACTGCCCCCGCCCGGCCCCGGAACCGGCGTGCTGCCCCTGGAAGGCGAACCGCTGCCGCTGACGCACGGCGGCACCGACGAGTCGGGCGCGGAGACCGCGTACACCGTCACCGACCCCCGCACCGGACTCGTCCGCACCTTCACCGGCAGCCCCTACCACTCCTCGACGGCCTTCTGGCTCACCCGCGTCGAGGACCGGCACGGCAACGGCATCACCTTCCACCGCGGCCCCGACGGCGCCCCCACCGAGGTCGTCCACGACGGCGGCTACCGGATCGCCGTCACCGTCCGTGACGCCCGCGTCGACCGGGTCGCCCTGCGCACCCCCGACGGGCCCATAACCGTCATGTCGTACGGCTACGACGGCGACGGCAACCTCGACACCGTCACCAACTCCTCCGGGCTCCCGCTCCGTTTCACCTACGACACCGAAGCCCGCGTCACCTCCTGGACCGACCGCAACAACTCCACCTTCCACTACGTCTACGACACCGCCGGCCGCGTCATGCGCACCGTCGGCCCCGACGGACACCTCTCCGGGGCCTTCGCCTACGACCTCGCGAACCGCGTCACCCGCTACACCGACTCCACCGGCGCCACCAAGGTGTTCCGGCTCGACGACCGGCTCCGGGTGGTGGCCGAGACCGACGCCCTCGGCCACACCGAACTCCGCTCCTACGGCGCGGGGGACCGGGTCGTCAGCCGTACCGACCCTCTCGGACACACCACCGAGTACGACCACGACGACCGCGGCAACCTCGTCGCCGTACGCCACCCGGACGGCACCACCGCCACCGTCACCTACGACGGCGACGGCCGGCTCACCTCCGTCACGGACGGCGACGGAGCCGTCTGGCGGCAGGAGTACGACGGCTCCGGCAACCCCACCGCCTTCACCCACCCCGACGGCACCACCACCCGCACCAGCCACGACGGCCACGGCCGGCTCACCGGCATCGACGACGGCCTCGGCGCCCTCGACCGGATCCGGCACGACACCGCCGGACTGCCCGCGGCCGTCCGCGGCCCCGGCGGCGCCGTCACCCGCTACGAACGCGACGCCTTCGGCCGCCCCGTCCGGATCACCGGCCCCGACGGCGGGACCACCGTCCTCGAATGGACCGTCGAGGGCCTGCCCACCCGCCGGATCGAACCGGACGGCACCGAACAGTCCTGGACCTACGACGGCGAAGGCAACTGCCTCACCCGCACCGACGCCCTCGGCGGCACCACCCGCTTCAGCTACACCCACTTCGACCTGCTCACAAGCCGAACCGGCCCGGACGGCGACCGCCACACCTTCGGCTACGACACCGAACTCCGCCTCACCCGCGTCACCAACTCCCGCGGAATGAGCTGGACCTACCGCTACGACCCCGCGGGCCGCCTCACCGCCGAAACCGACTTCGACGGCCGCGCCCTCGCCTACACCCACGATGCCGCGGGCCGTCTCACCAGCCGCACCAACGGCGCCGGGCAGACCGTCCGCTACTCCCGGGACGCCGTCGGACGGCTGGTCACCAAGGACGTCGAAGGCGCCGTCACCCGCTTCGGCTACGACGCCCGCGGACTGCTCACCCACACCGCCGGACCCGGCTTCTCCATCCGCTACACCTACGACGCCACCGGCCGCAGACTCCTCCAGGAGATCTGCAACGGCCGGGAGACGGCCTTCCGCTACGACAGCGGCGGCCGCCGGATCCACCGCACCACCCCCAGCGGCGCCACCAGCGACTGGACCTACCCCGGCGGCGCCGCCGAACTCGACGCCTCCGGACACAGGATCGCCTTCGGCTTCGACCCCGAGGGCCGCCGCAGCATCCGCCGCCACGGCGACCGGCTGACCGTCGAGCAGGCCTACGACGGCCTCGGCCGCCTCACCGCCCAGCACGTCCGCACCGGCCCCGACGCCGACGCCGACCGGACCGTGCAGCACCGCGCCTACACCTACCGGGAGGACGGCGCCCTCACCGCCGTCACCGACCTCCTCGACGGCGACCGCGCCTACACCCTCACCCCCACCGGCCGGGTCACCGCCGTCACCGCCCAGGGCTGGACCGAGCGGTACGCGTACGACGACCTCGGCAACCAGACCGAAGCCCACACCCCGGCCGCCCCCGACGCCAACGGCCCCCGCACCTACGCCGGCAGCCGCATCGGCCGGGCCGGCGGGATCCGCTACGAGCACGACGCCCAGGGCCGGGTCGTCCGCCGCCGCCGTACCCGCCTCTCCCGCAAACCCGACAACTGGCACTACACCTGGGACGCCGAGGACCGCCTCACCGCGGTCACCACCCCCGACGGCACCCGCTGGCGCTACACCTACGACCCCCACGGCCGCCGCATCGCCAAGGAACGCCTCGCCCCCGACGGTGACCACGCGGTGGAGCGCACGGACTTCACCTGGGACGGCGACGTCCTCTGCGAGGAATCCACCAGCACCACGGCCCAACCCGGCATCACCACCGTCCTCACCTGGGACCACGACGGCCTCCACCCGGTCTCCCAGACCGAACGCCGGCTCCGCGCGGACGCGCCCCAGGAAGAGATCGACCACCGCTTCTTCGCCATCGTCACCGACCTCGTGGGCGCCCCCCGCGAACTCGTCGACGAACAGGGCGATGTCGCCTGGCGCGCCCGCACGACGCTGTGGGGCACCACGGGCTGGCACCCGGGCGCCACGGCGTACACCCCCCTGCGCTTCCCGGGCCAGTACTTCGACCCGGAAACGGGCCTCCACTACAACCGCCACCGCCACTACGACCCCTCATCGGGCCACTACCTGACCCCGGACCCCCTGGGCCTCCTCCCGGCGCCGAACGCGTATGCGTATGTGGGCAATCCGACGGGGGAGATCGACCCGCTGGGCCTGGCGGCAATGGAGGGCGTGGGTTGCCCGGAACGCGAGAAACCGGGACGGCACAGTGTGGTGCTCGGCGTGGACCTGGGCCCGAACGCCGGGTCGGATGGTCTGGCTGCTCATCTGCGGAATAATGGGGACCCGGGAGCTCATACCTACAACGGCCCCAACTTCTCGTCCACCGCGAGCGGGAATCCGCACTGGATGCTCAATGTTGGGGAGGCGATTTACGACCGTAATGGAACCACTCTTTCCATCACTATGGACGGTATGCCGATCACGAGGGACGGCAAGGACGTCCTAGGAAACTGGAACACGCCCGAGACGATTGTCGAGGCATTCGTCAAAGCGGTGGAGAGGGGCGAGAACTTCGGCCTGAACAACTGGCCGGGTTCAGGTAACGGGACGGCGTGGGAGATGAGCGTCGTCGCCAGGGCCGTACGGGAACACGAAGGGGGCATTGCCTTCGATGATACCGAGGAGCAGTTGCGGGGCCGGTCCTGGGAATCCATCCACTGGTACTCGGAGAACAAGGAAATCAAGGTACCCCGGCCCGATATTCCGCATCTGGGGCAGTTCGGCCCCAAGTCGGCGACGGACTGA
- a CDS encoding RDD family protein, with protein sequence MSAPTPDGGDGSPAPGFYPDPSIPGYIRYWNGAAWVPGTSRPAPKGGDAAPAPAPAPGPEPVVEETGPVFLDELDEDSGDEPVRAEPASAWQADTSRQSGFGAERERVDWGGTGAAPGRVPAQAPAPGTDPTGGALPGVRSVNPVVPEPAAEVPAPVRAVPEGTVTIRAVPPQAPQAPQVPQAFQAPQPQAPHPQPHPQPLVPEQAQPVRPVPGADGAGGGAASWAQQPPEAPVIPWKPPVSDPFLAIAQAQAAARPAGLGRRLAARLIDTTVLGALVGAVALPLLTGAIDHINGKIEAAERSGVTVTVWLLDGTTGVQFGIVLAALLVLGALYEALPTAKWGRTLGKKLCGVTVVDIESHEPPSFGAALRRWLVYCGLGLIAVGVVNAAWCLFDRPWRQCWHDKAARTYVRG encoded by the coding sequence ATGAGCGCCCCCACCCCCGACGGCGGCGACGGCAGCCCCGCCCCTGGGTTTTACCCGGATCCGTCCATCCCTGGATATATCCGGTACTGGAACGGCGCTGCCTGGGTTCCCGGTACGAGCCGGCCCGCGCCCAAGGGCGGGGACGCGGCGCCCGCTCCGGCGCCGGCCCCCGGTCCTGAGCCTGTGGTGGAGGAGACCGGGCCCGTCTTTCTGGACGAGCTGGACGAGGATTCCGGCGATGAGCCGGTACGGGCCGAGCCCGCCAGCGCCTGGCAGGCCGACACCTCGCGGCAGAGCGGATTCGGCGCGGAGCGCGAGCGGGTCGACTGGGGCGGTACGGGGGCGGCGCCCGGACGGGTTCCGGCCCAGGCTCCCGCGCCCGGGACGGACCCGACCGGTGGGGCGCTGCCCGGGGTGCGGTCCGTGAACCCGGTCGTGCCGGAGCCCGCCGCGGAGGTGCCCGCTCCGGTCCGGGCCGTTCCGGAGGGCACCGTCACCATCCGTGCCGTACCGCCTCAGGCACCTCAGGCTCCCCAGGTGCCTCAAGCATTCCAGGCCCCTCAGCCCCAGGCCCCGCACCCGCAGCCGCACCCGCAGCCCCTCGTGCCCGAGCAGGCGCAGCCGGTGCGGCCGGTGCCGGGGGCCGACGGGGCCGGGGGCGGTGCCGCCTCCTGGGCGCAGCAGCCGCCCGAGGCGCCGGTCATCCCGTGGAAGCCCCCGGTCAGCGATCCCTTCCTGGCCATCGCCCAGGCGCAGGCCGCGGCCCGGCCCGCCGGACTCGGCAGACGGCTGGCCGCCCGGCTCATCGATACGACCGTCCTCGGCGCGCTGGTGGGCGCTGTCGCCCTACCCCTGCTGACCGGCGCGATCGACCACATCAACGGCAAGATCGAGGCGGCCGAGCGGTCCGGTGTGACCGTCACGGTCTGGCTGCTGGACGGCACCACGGGCGTCCAGTTCGGCATCGTGCTGGCCGCGCTGCTGGTCCTGGGGGCGCTGTACGAGGCGCTGCCGACCGCCAAATGGGGCCGTACCCTCGGCAAGAAGCTCTGCGGGGTCACGGTCGTGGACATCGAGTCCCACGAGCCGCCGTCGTTCGGCGCCGCGCTCCGCCGCTGGCTGGTCTACTGCGGTCTCGGGCTGATCGCCGTGGGCGTGGTCAATGCCGCGTGGTGTCTCTTCGACCGGCCCTGGCGGCAGTGCTGGCACGACAAGGCCGCCCGTACCTACGTCCGGGGCTGA
- a CDS encoding RDD family protein: MSNDQPPPSGWGDPGRDRPSDDDPFAKRPPGPGGQSGGSEPPPPPPPPPPPGGQEPPPPPPGPPPGSPYGPGQGGPYGGAGGTPPPPYGGSPYGGGPYGGTPDPLAGMPPLADFGRRLAARVIDALIIFIPLFIISLLAGGWSSGNSGDDWNDITSDLNTGRQWLWSLISLVAYVGYDTLMVRKTGQTVGKKLLKLRVAMLNDGSTPNTGASFTRAAVLWVPALVCCFCVWWLVIIITILADKPYRQGLHDKAAKTVVVTVPDGTGPGTTV, encoded by the coding sequence ATGAGCAACGACCAGCCACCGCCCTCCGGCTGGGGGGACCCAGGACGCGACCGGCCCAGCGACGACGATCCGTTCGCCAAGCGGCCGCCCGGGCCGGGCGGGCAGAGCGGCGGTTCCGAGCCCCCGCCACCACCACCGCCGCCGCCACCGCCGGGCGGCCAGGAGCCGCCGCCACCGCCCCCGGGCCCGCCGCCGGGTTCGCCGTACGGCCCGGGCCAGGGCGGCCCCTACGGCGGCGCGGGCGGAACCCCCCCGCCCCCGTACGGCGGCAGCCCCTACGGCGGTGGCCCGTACGGCGGAACCCCCGACCCGCTCGCGGGCATGCCGCCGCTCGCCGATTTCGGCCGCCGCCTGGCCGCCCGGGTGATCGACGCACTGATCATCTTCATTCCGCTGTTCATCATCTCGTTGCTCGCGGGCGGCTGGTCCTCCGGGAACAGCGGTGACGACTGGAACGACATCACCAGCGATCTCAACACCGGCCGCCAATGGCTCTGGTCGCTGATCTCGCTGGTGGCGTACGTCGGCTATGACACGCTCATGGTGCGCAAGACCGGCCAGACCGTCGGCAAGAAGCTGCTGAAGCTGCGCGTCGCGATGCTCAACGACGGCAGCACACCGAACACCGGCGCGTCCTTCACCCGGGCGGCCGTGCTCTGGGTGCCCGCACTGGTCTGCTGCTTCTGTGTCTGGTGGCTGGTCATCATCATCACGATCCTGGCCGACAAGCCCTATCGGCAGGGTCTGCACGACAAGGCGGCCAAGACCGTGGTGGTGACGGTGCCGGACGGCACCGGCCCCGGCACCACCGTCTGA
- a CDS encoding DUF6193 family natural product biosynthesis protein, with product MLTADTVDEQWELVLGMDDQQVSAEMPRAAYARLEIRQLYPLVSHGVLSFSRCIRFPWLEDVGTIYPRGDGYWVRRVTDGATLGKPDTIEEAVELIVANLPPGTGPAIDGTAEDVARG from the coding sequence ATGCTGACCGCTGACACGGTGGACGAACAGTGGGAACTCGTACTCGGAATGGATGACCAGCAGGTCAGTGCCGAGATGCCCAGGGCCGCATACGCCCGCCTTGAAATCCGGCAGTTGTATCCACTCGTCAGCCACGGTGTTCTCTCCTTCAGCCGGTGTATTCGATTTCCCTGGCTTGAGGACGTGGGAACGATCTACCCGAGGGGCGACGGGTACTGGGTACGTCGTGTCACCGATGGCGCCACCCTCGGGAAGCCCGACACCATCGAGGAAGCTGTCGAGCTGATCGTCGCCAACCTCCCGCCCGGGACCGGGCCCGCGATCGACGGGACCGCGGAGGACGTCGCGCGGGGCTGA